A single Watersipora subatra chromosome 7, tzWatSuba1.1, whole genome shotgun sequence DNA region contains:
- the LOC137400169 gene encoding lysozyme-like encodes MQFVVLATLAVTLAKSISAGITDACISCLAKVELGNPNACNEDQGSPSCGVYQIKLPYWQDCYEPGNSLEECAFNEQCAKDCVRDYTSRYAHLCKEQLDKDRLSCEDYGRMHNGGGPSGCRGTWTLHYVDLMRNKCTPDELRSLDEPDPLASSSESRSFPPTENTSTRSHTTETTSTTLTPSRAPAASVRRLVQMLHRHQ; translated from the exons ATGCAGTTCGTTGTGCTAGCCACGCTGGCCGTTACATTAGCAAAGAGTATATCAGCTGGGATCACAGATGCATGCATATCATGTCTGGCAAAG GTTGAACTAGGGAACCCAAATGCGTGTAATGAAGATCAAGGTTCACCCTCTTGTGGAGTGTATCAGATAAAATTACCATACTGGCAGGATTGCTATGAGCCTGGGAACT CTCTGGAAGAATGTGCATTCAATGAGCAATGTGCAAAGGACTGTGTTAGAGACTACACATCGAGGTACGCTCACCTATGTAAAGAACAGCTGGATAAAGATAGACTCTCTTGTGAAGACTACGGACGCATGCACAATGGTGGAGGACCAAGTGGCTGCAGAGGGACATGGACATTACATTATGTTGACTTGATGAGAAACAAATGCACTCCTGATGAGCTACGAAGCTTAGATGAGCCTGATCCATTGGCATCAAGCAGCGAATCTCGTTCTTTTCCCCCAACAGAGAATACTTCAACCAGAAGCCATACAACAGAGACAACTTCAACAACCCTCACACCATCGAGAGCTCCTGCTGCAAGTGTGAGAAGATTAGTTCAAATGCTGCATCGGCATCAATAA